In a single window of the Flavivirga spongiicola genome:
- a CDS encoding SusD/RagB family nutrient-binding outer membrane lipoprotein, translated as MKKLKNMKRLVFITLSLLCIISCTADFEKINKNPNFPESAEPSLLLPGIMREMASNWGGQGWEEGFTVTQYASRLQFTSGDRYDWSPTGNPYDDAYASLRDVENIIRSTKDKDDQQNYYGVALIFKSWIYSYLVDAYGDVPYTDATKGISDDNITPEFTPQSEVYDGIMADLKTANTILTGTENISGDILYGGDILKWRKFANSLRLRLAMRISDVNNAKAVAEMQEIIGGFSTYPIFESNADAALLQWNSDNPQPKYDTRSGSFDEVRLSTTLETRLKALGDRRLIVFAQPTSNSGKGIYSDNLDDYVGMPNGLDDDAALGYSPSGDPNESGSNFISRLGILLACRACNVEQASATASQTIIMDYSELQFILAEAREKGFISVGDASEYYENGIRASFAYYLERVIAGGWSDIVNDLQGFDVDAYIAQTAVGLTGTFNEKLEKIALQKWISLFYTGFEAWSDWRRTGIPVIIPGPDAVNGGKVPVRFQYPNSVKATNNANYQKAVSNMGADDLNTRLWWDIADND; from the coding sequence GCTGTACCGCCGATTTTGAAAAAATCAATAAAAATCCAAATTTTCCTGAAAGTGCTGAGCCCTCGCTGTTATTACCAGGAATAATGAGAGAAATGGCATCTAATTGGGGAGGCCAAGGATGGGAAGAAGGTTTTACTGTAACACAGTACGCTTCTCGTTTACAGTTTACATCTGGAGATAGATACGATTGGTCGCCTACAGGAAACCCTTATGATGATGCCTACGCATCATTAAGAGATGTAGAGAACATTATTAGATCAACCAAAGACAAGGATGATCAACAAAATTACTATGGTGTTGCTTTGATTTTTAAATCATGGATATATTCTTATTTAGTAGATGCCTATGGTGATGTTCCCTATACCGATGCTACAAAAGGTATAAGTGATGATAATATTACGCCGGAATTTACGCCTCAAAGTGAAGTTTATGATGGTATTATGGCAGATTTAAAAACGGCCAATACCATTTTAACAGGAACCGAAAATATATCTGGAGATATTCTATATGGAGGCGATATTTTAAAATGGAGAAAGTTTGCCAATTCTTTGCGTTTAAGATTAGCGATGAGAATTAGTGATGTAAATAATGCTAAGGCCGTTGCTGAAATGCAGGAAATTATAGGAGGTTTTTCTACATATCCTATTTTTGAAAGCAATGCAGATGCAGCTCTATTACAATGGAACTCAGACAACCCTCAGCCTAAATACGATACGCGTTCTGGTAGTTTTGATGAGGTTCGTTTAAGCACCACATTAGAGACAAGGTTAAAAGCTTTAGGTGATAGAAGGTTGATTGTTTTTGCACAACCTACTTCAAACTCCGGAAAAGGAATTTATTCAGATAATTTAGATGATTATGTAGGTATGCCTAATGGTTTAGATGATGATGCAGCCTTAGGATATAGCCCTTCAGGAGATCCAAATGAATCAGGATCTAATTTTATTTCAAGACTTGGGATTCTCTTGGCGTGTAGAGCATGTAATGTAGAACAAGCTTCGGCTACAGCTTCGCAAACAATTATTATGGACTATTCTGAGCTTCAATTTATTTTAGCTGAGGCGAGAGAGAAAGGATTTATAAGTGTAGGTGATGCTTCTGAGTATTATGAAAATGGTATACGAGCTTCTTTCGCTTATTATTTGGAAAGAGTTATTGCTGGAGGATGGAGCGACATTGTTAATGATTTACAAGGATTTGATGTTGATGCGTATATAGCTCAAACTGCTGTTGGACTTACCGGAACATTTAACGAAAAACTTGAGAAAATTGCACTTCAAAAATGGATTTCATTATTCTATACTGGTTTTGAGGCATGGTCAGATTGGAGGCGTACTGGCATTCCGGTAATAATACCAGGCCCAGATGCAGTAAACGGAGGAAAAGTTCCTGTGCGTTTTCAGTACCCAAATTCAGTAAAGGCAACCAATAATGCCAACTATCAAAAGGCTGTATCTAACATGGGTGCAGATGATTTAAATACTAGACTTTGGTGGGATATTGCTGATAATGACTAG